Part of the Novipirellula caenicola genome is shown below.
GCGTCAGCGACCTGGATGACTCGGCCCGCTTTCTTGATGTCCGCCCTAAGCTGAGCCCAAGTTCGACAAAGGACCTCGTCGACGGGAAAAACGAGGTACTGTTGTGCGATCAGCCGTGCAACTTTTTTGCGACGAACGTCACCCCAGTCGTGAAGTTCTTGCCAGAGCATCAACTCCGCTTGCGTTTGAAACGAAATGACAAGCTGCTTGCCATCAAGTTCGCTTGCATAATTGGCGAACCGCGAATCATTCTTTAGATAGAACGACAAAACATCGGTGTCGACAACGACACGATCCATTAGCGACTAGCCTCCCGACTTCGGTACGTCTTGGCGAGATTCGTTGATGAAGGCGATGAAATCGTCAACTTGCTCGTTCTCTGGCCAGACGTCCTCAGGAT
Proteins encoded:
- a CDS encoding PIN domain-containing protein, whose amino-acid sequence is MDRVVVDTDVLSFYLKNDSRFANYASELDGKQLVISFQTQAELMLWQELHDWGDVRRKKVARLIAQQYLVFPVDEVLCRTWAQLRADIKKAGRVIQVADAWIAATAVMLGAPLATHNVRDFLHVVGLELINFPVR